The following proteins are co-located in the Triticum aestivum cultivar Chinese Spring chromosome 1A, IWGSC CS RefSeq v2.1, whole genome shotgun sequence genome:
- the LOC123046568 gene encoding E3 ubiquitin-protein ligase RING1-like — protein sequence MSTPGAAYYASLARKQYFCYQCNRTVLIAASAAAAGELSCPDCRGDFLEEVTVPAPTILPFPFAFPPMMPTASSPSRSSSSSAAAPPSSDLSNFLTSILDLQEGRRVRSRSGSGAASAAGTATPENEPESFDPLVFFQNYIHTLMEGGANIQVLLDDASVNLAPGLGGRAGGTSYGDYFVGPGLEQLIEQLAENDPNRYGTPPAAKSALTTLPDVVVTDAMVAAAEGAECAVCKEDFSPGDGAKQMPCKHIYHADCIVPWLELHNSCPICRFELPTDDPDYEGNKASNPQSAVGIAAAAAASGSSGAAEEGGEESGETARVVERRFNVSLPWPFGGSAGQTPQQDGNNAGAGSSSQDSGSQDGAGGSNKN from the coding sequence ATGTCGACCCCGGGCGCCGCCTACTACGCTTCCCTCGCGCGCAAGCAGTACTTCTGCTACCAATGCAACCGCACCGTCCtcatcgccgcctccgccgcggccgccgGCGAGCTCTCATGCCCCGACTGCCGCGGCGACTTCCTGGAGGAGGTCACCGTCCCTGCCCCCACCATCCTccccttccccttcgccttcccccCTATGATGCCCACCGCCTCCTCCCCGTCCCGATCCTCCTCGtcatccgccgccgcgcccccctcCAGCGACCTCTCCAACTTCCTCACCAGCATCCTCGACCTCCAGGAGGGCCGCCGCGTTAGGTCCAGGAGCGGGAGCGGGGCCGCCTCGGCCGCTGGCACGGCCACGCCTGAGAACGAGCCGGAGTCCTTCGACCCGCTCGTGTTTTTCCAGAACTACATCCACACCCTCATGGAGGGGGGCGCCAACATCCAGGTGCTCCTCGACGACGCCAGCGTCAACCTCGCCCCTGGCCTAGGCGGCCGTGCCGGTGGGACAAGCTACGGGGACTACTTCGTCGGCCCGGGACTGGAGCAACTCATCGAGCAGCTCGCCGAGAACGATCCCAACCGCTACGGCACGCCGCCGGCTGCCAAGTCCGCCCTGACCACTCTTCCTGACGTCGTTGTCACCGATGCCATGGTTGCGGCGGCAGAGGGCGCCGAGTGCGCTGTGTGCAAGGAAGATTTCTCACCTGGAGATGGGGCCAAGCAGATGCCCTGCAAGCATATCTACCACGCAGATTGCATTGTACCCTGGTTGGAGCTCCACAATTCGTGCCCCATTTGTCGCTTTGAGCTGCCCACCGATGATCCTGATTATGAGGGCAATAAGGCCTCAAACCCACAGTCAGCTGTTGgtatcgctgctgctgctgctgcatctgGGAGCTCTGGTGCTGCTgaggaaggaggggaggagagTGGGGAGACTGCAAGGGTGGTGGAAAGGAGATTCAATGTGTCATTGCCATGGCCGTTTGGTGGATCGGCAGGTCAAACACCACAGCAAGATGGGAACAATGCCGGTGCTGGCAGTAGCTCACAGGACAGCGGTTCGCAGGATGGAGCTGGTGGCAGTAACAAAAATTGA